Proteins from one Spirochaetaceae bacterium genomic window:
- a CDS encoding zinc-binding dehydrogenase: MSNLEIYLPAPNRVELSRYEDAPLGGGEVRGRTLASIDSPGSILAIFGGAMPESLPARPGHAAVFEVDEVGSEVTSVAPGDRLLCQGSNRSTQQFVSHLTAPVPAGLDPVTAVLARLMGVSMTTLMTTSARPGDLVAVTGLGPVGYLAAHLFRLANYEVIAADPDARRRRLAAGSGITEVYAQLPADDAAVAGRVDLVVECSGNEAAVADACRVAATGAEVVLVGTPWIRKTEVYAQEILKEVFYRLLTLRSGWEYEIPLRRMPFAHGGHNRDYSNARHTVFSGYEKALSWLAAGRIPLAGTVRTVSPRDAAAAYRSLQRREYEELFLIWDWTAL; encoded by the coding sequence GTGAGCAACCTGGAGATCTACCTGCCTGCGCCGAACCGCGTGGAGTTGAGCCGGTACGAGGATGCGCCGCTCGGCGGCGGCGAGGTGCGCGGGCGAACGCTTGCCTCGATCGACAGCCCCGGCTCGATACTGGCGATATTCGGCGGGGCGATGCCGGAGTCGCTGCCCGCCCGCCCCGGGCACGCCGCCGTCTTCGAGGTCGACGAAGTGGGCAGCGAGGTGACTTCGGTGGCGCCCGGCGACCGGCTGCTGTGCCAGGGCTCCAACCGCTCCACGCAGCAGTTCGTGTCCCACCTGACCGCTCCGGTCCCGGCGGGTCTGGACCCGGTGACCGCCGTGCTGGCGCGGCTGATGGGGGTCTCCATGACCACGCTGATGACCACCTCGGCGCGGCCGGGAGACTTGGTCGCGGTCACCGGACTCGGTCCGGTCGGCTACCTGGCGGCCCACCTGTTCCGGCTTGCCAACTACGAGGTGATCGCCGCCGACCCCGACGCGCGCCGTCGCCGGCTGGCCGCCGGCTCCGGGATTACGGAGGTGTATGCGCAGTTGCCGGCCGACGATGCCGCCGTTGCCGGGCGCGTCGACCTGGTGGTGGAGTGCTCCGGCAACGAGGCCGCCGTGGCGGACGCCTGCCGGGTGGCCGCCACCGGCGCCGAGGTGGTGCTGGTGGGGACGCCGTGGATTCGCAAGACCGAGGTGTACGCGCAGGAGATCCTGAAGGAGGTGTTCTACCGGCTGCTGACCCTGCGCAGCGGCTGGGAATACGAGATTCCGCTGCGCCGCATGCCGTTCGCGCACGGCGGCCACAACCGCGACTACAGCAACGCCCGCCATACCGTGTTCTCGGGCTACGAAAAGGCGCTCTCCTGGCTCGCCGCCGGCCGCATTCCGCTGGCCGGCACGGTGCGCACCGTCTCGCCGCGCGACGCGGCCGCCGCCTACCGCAGCCTGCAGCGCCGCGAGTACGAAGAGCTGTTCCTGATCTGGGACTGGACCGCGCTGTAG
- a CDS encoding ABC transporter substrate-binding protein, translated as MKISIARTFAVALVLVLTATGLWAGGEEEEPAAATDRETVFDPASGRTWTAPEYGGTLTWAPRHYPVNADVWSASGWAAHFYSGVLEQMAFGNWDVDRDLVTDMVWAYTGPQMYGPGLATSWEMPDESTFIWHVRQGVHWHDKAPVNGREFNAHDVVWNYERYAGIARFADLPPAPHPHTLGGLEFDSVTATDDYTVEFKLTNPLINAEELFLNKMTPMYAPEVYVNENSFEDWRNLVGTGPYELTEFVEGASQTYIKNPDYWGVDEKFGNPVPYIDELRSVLLPDEATRIAALRSRKVDYVGNPGDSQISNVDTIESLQKSNPELQFHFIVNTPGALTFNQSLPLMQDVRVRKALQMAVDNEAINASIYKGLGIVAPYGIYMPNLTDWVWSYEEWPDEVKREYEYRPEDAEALLDEAGYPRGADGVRFKLAASNSPRQEPTYIEIVGEFFRAIGVDLEISTHTEAEAAAAWSADTHEFDMYCCAQMGTRRPALWIAGTVTQDVAGNSLSKSRDPRLETFYNGATHAADLEEFFRNIREIDEIVIREHFGLVRPMVPLFQVAQPWVQGWNGEWGMGYAERHTHFSRLWIDSAMKKEMTGN; from the coding sequence ATGAAGATATCTATTGCAAGGACCTTCGCGGTAGCGCTGGTCCTGGTGCTGACCGCGACCGGCCTCTGGGCCGGTGGCGAAGAAGAGGAGCCGGCAGCCGCCACCGACAGAGAGACGGTGTTCGACCCCGCCAGCGGCAGGACGTGGACCGCGCCAGAGTATGGCGGGACACTCACCTGGGCCCCTAGGCACTATCCTGTGAATGCCGACGTGTGGTCGGCCAGTGGCTGGGCCGCTCACTTCTACAGTGGCGTCTTGGAGCAGATGGCCTTTGGCAACTGGGATGTAGACAGGGACCTCGTCACTGACATGGTTTGGGCGTATACGGGCCCACAGATGTACGGACCCGGTCTGGCCACAAGCTGGGAAATGCCCGACGAGTCGACGTTCATCTGGCATGTCCGGCAGGGCGTGCACTGGCATGACAAGGCGCCGGTGAACGGTCGGGAGTTCAATGCTCATGACGTCGTATGGAACTACGAGCGCTATGCTGGTATCGCTCGTTTTGCCGACCTCCCACCCGCCCCCCACCCCCACACACTAGGTGGTCTGGAGTTCGACTCGGTAACGGCCACCGACGACTATACGGTCGAGTTCAAGCTGACGAATCCTCTGATCAATGCTGAGGAGCTATTCCTGAACAAGATGACTCCTATGTACGCCCCCGAGGTATACGTGAATGAAAATAGCTTCGAGGACTGGAGGAACCTGGTCGGCACCGGGCCCTATGAACTGACTGAATTTGTGGAGGGCGCCTCGCAAACCTATATAAAGAATCCCGACTACTGGGGTGTTGACGAAAAATTCGGGAACCCCGTGCCCTATATTGACGAGTTGAGGTCCGTGCTGTTACCAGACGAGGCCACACGTATTGCGGCATTGCGCTCGCGTAAGGTTGATTATGTTGGTAACCCAGGCGACTCTCAGATAAGCAATGTCGACACTATAGAAAGCCTGCAGAAGAGCAACCCTGAACTCCAATTCCATTTCATTGTAAATACCCCAGGCGCCTTGACATTCAACCAGTCTTTGCCGCTGATGCAGGACGTAAGAGTGCGCAAGGCGCTGCAGATGGCAGTGGACAACGAGGCAATCAACGCTAGTATCTATAAAGGTCTAGGAATTGTAGCGCCTTATGGGATTTATATGCCGAATCTTACCGATTGGGTCTGGTCATATGAAGAATGGCCCGACGAGGTCAAGCGTGAGTATGAGTATCGCCCGGAAGATGCAGAAGCGTTGCTCGATGAGGCCGGATATCCACGAGGCGCCGACGGCGTTCGATTCAAGCTCGCGGCGTCCAATTCTCCGAGGCAGGAACCGACCTACATCGAAATCGTCGGAGAGTTCTTCCGCGCCATTGGCGTTGATTTGGAGATCTCTACTCATACTGAAGCTGAGGCGGCCGCTGCCTGGAGCGCGGACACGCACGAGTTTGACATGTATTGTTGCGCGCAGATGGGGACACGTCGCCCAGCGCTCTGGATTGCAGGGACCGTCACCCAAGACGTGGCTGGTAACAGCTTGAGCAAGTCGAGGGACCCGCGTCTCGAAACCTTCTATAATGGCGCCACGCATGCTGCGGACCTTGAGGAGTTTTTTCGCAACATCCGAGAGATCGATGAGATCGTTATAAGGGAGCACTTTGGCCTGGTTAGACCTATGGTCCCCCTCTTTCAGGTGGCCCAGCCGTGGGTGCAGGGTTGGAACGGTGAGTGGGGTATGGGATACGCCGAGCGTCATACCCACTTTTCTCGCCTCTGGATCGATAGTGCGATGAAGAAAGAAATGACGGGAAACTAG
- a CDS encoding ABC transporter permease produces MKTYLIRRLLLMIPSLFILTILVFSVVRLIPGDTVDAMVAQMETGNNFRAASGRDRETLERIMGLDVPAHVQYLRWIGVLPTPDWRLTGESQFKGLLQGTLGESLYGGGSTIDEIVGGRLPVTVQLGVLAIVIGLLIALPVGVYSAIRQDTAADYVGRTVAVIGLATPNFWLATMALLYPALWWGWSPPMELIRFEEDPLGNLGMFLLPALILGTALAASTMRMTRTMMLEVLRQDYIRTAWSKGLRERVVVMRHAIKNAFIPVVTLVGLQLPILIGGSVILEQIFALPGLGRLFVRAIDSRDYPIVSAINLIFAAAVLAINLLIDMLYAFLDPRIRYQ; encoded by the coding sequence GTGAAGACCTATCTCATCAGGCGGTTGTTGCTCATGATCCCCAGCCTGTTCATATTGACCATCTTGGTGTTTTCTGTGGTCCGCCTTATCCCCGGCGATACAGTAGACGCAATGGTGGCTCAAATGGAAACTGGCAATAATTTTCGTGCGGCAAGTGGCAGGGACCGCGAAACTCTCGAGCGTATTATGGGACTGGACGTGCCCGCCCACGTACAGTATTTACGCTGGATTGGGGTATTGCCGACGCCTGACTGGCGGCTTACCGGTGAGTCCCAGTTCAAAGGTCTCCTCCAGGGCACCCTTGGCGAATCGCTGTATGGCGGAGGCAGTACGATAGACGAGATCGTAGGTGGGAGATTGCCGGTAACCGTTCAGCTTGGTGTTCTGGCAATAGTAATTGGGCTCCTCATAGCCCTGCCCGTCGGCGTCTACTCGGCGATTCGCCAGGATACCGCCGCCGACTACGTCGGGCGCACCGTTGCCGTCATCGGCTTGGCAACGCCGAACTTCTGGCTGGCAACTATGGCCCTGCTCTACCCGGCTCTCTGGTGGGGCTGGTCGCCACCGATGGAGTTGATTCGCTTCGAGGAAGACCCGCTGGGGAATCTGGGGATGTTCCTCCTGCCGGCCCTGATTCTGGGTACGGCCCTTGCTGCCAGCACGATGCGGATGACGCGCACCATGATGCTGGAGGTGCTCAGGCAAGACTATATCAGGACGGCTTGGTCGAAGGGGCTCAGGGAGCGGGTAGTTGTCATGCGGCACGCCATCAAGAATGCCTTCATTCCAGTAGTGACACTCGTCGGCCTGCAGCTCCCCATCCTGATAGGTGGCTCCGTCATCTTGGAGCAAATATTCGCTCTGCCGGGGTTGGGCCGTCTGTTCGTAAGGGCGATCGATTCAAGAGACTACCCGATCGTC